One window from the genome of Pseudomonas frederiksbergensis encodes:
- a CDS encoding EAL domain-containing protein, with the protein MNPMSVPANRRILVVDDTPAIHQDFRKILSPSAGNDDSLDDTESLLFGTPQVNRLQFQIDSAYQGEEALELVKRAQAEGQPYALVFADMRMPPGWDGLQTIEQLWKADPRLQIALCTAFSDYSWETMSERIEFDDQLLILKKPFDTLEIRQMASAMTWKWQLAQDAARKMRSLERTIEERVQELLKVSHLLQYDVLTELPNSMLLGDRLTQALAQCRRHDRQLAVMFIGLDRFKRINNALGHPVGDEMLKRVARTLAAVVRESDSVFRYGSDEFVVILGDITDSQLIKGVAEKLLASINSPHPIDGHDLTVTASLGISVYPADGFDAVALIKKAETAMRNVKEHGPNDYRFFTEDMNRRARQQQTIESGLRLALQRKEFVLHYQPKLDLTSGEVVGVEALVRWNRPDHGLVYPSDFIPVAEDSGLIVPLSQWVLQEACQQARRWQAEGMRPLYLSVNVSAIDFRQRGFVDGIARTLKETGLDPTQLELEITESVLMQNIDTTVATLNAIKHLGIRLAIDDFGTGYSSLSYLQKFPVDVLKIDQSFVGDLSIDSNDAKLVSTIISLGKSLNLHIIAEGVETREQLEFLKIHHCEEAQGYYFSKAVEPQAFSQWMAEWEQRPNPFS; encoded by the coding sequence ATGAACCCCATGTCCGTACCGGCGAACAGGCGAATCCTCGTGGTGGACGACACGCCCGCCATCCACCAGGACTTTCGCAAGATCCTCAGCCCCAGCGCCGGCAACGACGATTCGCTGGACGACACCGAGAGCCTGTTGTTCGGCACGCCCCAGGTCAACCGGCTGCAGTTCCAGATCGACTCGGCCTACCAGGGCGAAGAGGCATTGGAACTGGTCAAGCGCGCCCAGGCCGAAGGCCAGCCTTATGCGCTGGTGTTCGCCGACATGCGCATGCCGCCGGGTTGGGACGGCCTGCAAACCATCGAACAATTGTGGAAAGCCGACCCGCGCTTGCAGATCGCGCTGTGCACCGCGTTTTCCGACTACTCGTGGGAGACCATGTCCGAACGCATCGAGTTCGACGATCAGTTGCTGATCCTCAAGAAGCCGTTCGACACCCTGGAAATCCGCCAGATGGCCAGCGCCATGACCTGGAAATGGCAACTGGCCCAGGACGCCGCGCGGAAAATGCGCAGCCTGGAACGCACCATCGAAGAGCGGGTCCAGGAACTGCTCAAGGTCTCCCACCTGCTGCAATACGACGTGCTCACCGAACTGCCCAACAGCATGCTGCTCGGTGATCGCCTGACCCAGGCCCTGGCCCAATGCCGCCGCCATGACCGGCAACTGGCGGTGATGTTCATCGGCCTGGACCGCTTCAAGCGTATCAATAACGCCCTGGGCCATCCGGTGGGCGACGAAATGCTCAAGCGCGTGGCGCGCACGCTCGCTGCCGTGGTGCGCGAATCCGACTCGGTGTTTCGTTACGGCTCCGATGAATTCGTGGTCATCCTCGGCGACATCACCGACTCGCAACTGATCAAGGGCGTGGCGGAAAAACTGCTGGCCTCCATCAATTCCCCACACCCCATCGACGGCCACGACCTGACGGTCACGGCGAGCCTGGGCATCAGCGTGTATCCGGCCGACGGCTTCGACGCGGTGGCGCTGATCAAGAAAGCCGAGACGGCGATGCGCAACGTCAAGGAACACGGCCCCAACGACTACCGTTTTTTCACCGAGGACATGAACCGCCGGGCCCGCCAGCAGCAAACCATCGAATCCGGGCTGCGGCTGGCCCTGCAACGCAAGGAATTCGTGTTGCACTACCAGCCCAAGCTCGACCTGACGAGCGGCGAAGTGGTCGGTGTAGAGGCACTGGTGCGCTGGAACCGCCCGGACCATGGGCTCGTCTACCCGTCGGATTTCATTCCGGTGGCCGAGGACAGCGGGCTGATCGTGCCGCTGAGCCAATGGGTGCTCCAGGAAGCCTGCCAGCAGGCGCGTCGCTGGCAAGCCGAGGGCATGCGGCCGCTGTACCTGTCGGTCAACGTCTCGGCGATCGATTTTCGCCAGCGCGGTTTCGTCGATGGCATCGCGCGCACCCTCAAGGAAACCGGCCTGGATCCGACACAGTTAGAACTGGAGATCACTGAAAGCGTGCTCATGCAGAACATCGACACCACCGTCGCCACGCTCAATGCCATCAAGCACCTGGGCATACGGCTGGCCATCGATGACTTCGGCACCGGCTATTCGAGCCTGAGCTACCTGCAGAAATTTCCGGTGGATGTGTTGAAGATCGACCAGTCGTTCGTCGGCGACCTGAGCATCGACAGCAACGACGCGAAACTGGTGAGCACCATCATCAGCCTGGGCAAGAGCTTGAACCTGCACATCATTGCCGAAGGCGTGGAAACCCGGGAGCAGCTGGAATTCCTCAAGATCCACCACTGCGAGGAAGCCCAGGGCTATTACTTCAGCAAGGCCGTGGAACCGCAAGCCTTCAGCCAATGGATGGCTGAATGGGAACAACGCCCGAACCCGTTTTCGTGA